TCGAgtacatttatatatttttccTTCCCAGGATATTGTTCAAATTAGCATTTACAACTGACTACACACCACGACGCCTGAAGGATTTGGTGGAAGAATACCAACGATGAAGGGATTGCTTCAAGTCGTTTTGCTTTTCCTCTCTGTAGCTCACATCAGAAGTTGGAATGAAGGCCAGTGTTTATTTCCGCATAATAGCTATTCACTTTCTAGAATCTTATCTTTCTTGCAAAACGTTTAGGCTACAAAATTATATCTAAAATATCTATGGTTCTTGCTCGTTGTACCAATTTCAGAAATGGGTAGCTAAGCAGGTGGATATTAGTTTTCATGATTAAAAAATAGCTGCGGGTCTTTTGATTTTGTGCCGTAAAGATCAAAGATCCAGAATGCATACAAGGGAGGCTCAGGCAACATTATATTATGCGCATATTCTACCCATAACTAAGTTGTTGAAGGTTGCCAATTTGCCATACGTTGTTCATCAGCCTATTTGCTTAGCCTTATACTGCCTGGAATGGAGAATAATGATTCCTCTCTATACAGCTCCAGGTAGTGTTTTGCTCCGAGACGTGCAGGTACTCACCCTGTACAAGGGCAAGTACACCACTGCCAGACGCAGTAGCGCTGTACCTCAGCTGCAGTGTGTTGGAGGCTCAGCCGGCTGTGGATCCTTCCTTCCTGAAGTGGTTCAATGCAAAAACAAAGGCTGGGACGGAGTCGACGCGCAGGTAAGACTGAACACTTGCAGATAGAGGAAAAGGGTGTAGCACATTAGGCCTGCTCCCAGATCTAGCCCAATTACTGTTGGCAAGATGGCACAGATCCTTGTTTCACTTTCAGTGGGAGTGCAAAACAGACATGGACAACGCCTACAAATTTGGTCGGATAGAGGTCAGCTGTGAGGGATTCAGCCATCCAGATGACGCCTACATACTGAAGGGCTCGTGTGGACTGGAGTACTCACTGGAGCTGACTGAGGAAGGCAAGAGGAGGCACAAGGGGGGCTCACATGGCTCAACAGGTGAGTTgttagtacacagcgttgtgaaATGTTTCACAACGTTATGGGACGGAAAACAATAACGATTGTCTTATTGGATAAgttccctccctgtttctgtaCGTTTTCTTCTGTTTGATACCATTGAACAAAACCATGATTTCTCAGGTGGCTTCAGTGACTTCGCTTCCAGCTTCTTCAAGGGTTCTTCAGACAACAACAACCAGCATCACCATAGcaacaacagacaacagagttcAACAGGGGAAGGAAATTCCAGTGGGTTAGTGGTAGTCGCTCTGCTCTTGTTTCTGGCCTATGGTGTGTACAAGCTTTTCTTGAGTGGACCAACGAATCTAGGACAAGACGGGCAGTTCCCTGATAACGGCTCCAATACCCACAATCCCCATGGGCCACCACCACCTGGATTCAAGCCAGACTTCACAGGTAGGCTAAAGTTTATACACCTACGCCGTCTGCTTACACACCCTTGCTTTTATTTATGGTTCAGGTAtgtagcctggtcctagatcagtttgtgctgtattggcatgaccataggagttggcaagatggcacaaactgatctgggaccaggctgtcacTGATCATAAATGGTATCTTTCTCTATCCTAGGTTCCTCTTCAGGTTACCCAGGTGCTTCCGGGTTCCCCGGTGCTTCCGGGTTCCCCGGTTCTGCCGGAGGATATGCTGGTTCTGCTGGCTACGGTGCCAACCCTGGGTACGGGTTCCGCAGTGACTACAgcggacagcagcagcagcactttGCGGGGGCCCGTGCTGCTAGAGGAACTGGGAATGGATTCTGGACTGGGATGGGGACTGGAGGAGTCCTCGGTTATCTGTTTGGGAGCCAAAGGTCAGTGGTATAATCCAGTATTTCTGAACTCCAGTCCTCCCAACAGCATACATTCATGTTGTAGCCCTGGACAGACgcaactcattgagggcttgatgatcagttgacaagttgaatcaggtgtgcttgtctggGGCTACAAAGAAATGCGTGCTGTTTGAGGCACTCGACTGGAGTTGGGGAAACACTGGTGTGAGCATATCTTTTGGTTTGGCTTGATACGGTGTCGTTGACCCATCTTGGGGAAGGATTGGTTATACAGGGATGGGCAGGTAGTGTCGGCTTAGAGAAAGGGTaggacattttatttttttatttaactagttaagtcaattaagatcaaattcttatttacattgtcggccaaacccggacgacgctgggccaattgtgcgccgccctaaggaactcccaatcacagccggatgtgatgcagcctggattcgaaccagggactgcagtgacgccccttgcactgagatgcagtgccttagaccgctgtgccactcgggagcccaacatGACAATCActagacataaaaataataataataa
The sequence above is drawn from the Oncorhynchus gorbuscha isolate QuinsamMale2020 ecotype Even-year unplaced genomic scaffold, OgorEven_v1.0 Un_scaffold_167:::fragment_4:::debris, whole genome shotgun sequence genome and encodes:
- the saraf gene encoding store-operated calcium entry-associated regulatory factor gives rise to the protein MKGLLQVVLLFLSVAHIRSWNEAPGSVLLRDVQVLTLYKGKYTTARRSSAVPQLQCVGGSAGCGSFLPEVVQCKNKGWDGVDAQWECKTDMDNAYKFGRIEVSCEGFSHPDDAYILKGSCGLEYSLELTEEGKRRHKGGSHGSTGGFSDFASSFFKGSSDNNNQHHHSNNRQQSSTGEGNSSGLVVVALLLFLAYGVYKLFLSGPTNLGQDGQFPDNGSNTHNPHGPPPPGFKPDFTGSSSGYPGASGFPGASGFPGSAGGYAGSAGYGANPGYGFRSDYSGQQQQHFAGARAARGTGNGFWTGMGTGGVLGYLFGSQRSQTPYTNTHSNYSAPRSPPTPAPSTGTRAASGFGGTKRR